A genome region from Dolichospermum compactum NIES-806 includes the following:
- a CDS encoding cobalamin biosynthesis protein has translation MADKKMLWVGIGCQKGVSQKLINTAIKQVFQKYQLIYSEISGIATIDKKASEIGLVEFCNSEKLPLKVFSSELLNSVLVPHPNHSITELVGTSSVAEASAMLAVSKITSAKIILLVPKQIFRLSGEMGAVTVAVAKSD, from the coding sequence GTGGCAGACAAAAAAATGTTATGGGTAGGAATTGGTTGCCAAAAAGGAGTTTCTCAGAAACTAATTAATACTGCAATTAAACAAGTTTTTCAAAAATACCAACTTATATATAGTGAAATATCTGGAATTGCAACTATTGATAAAAAAGCCTCAGAAATTGGTTTAGTAGAATTTTGTAACTCAGAAAAGTTACCTTTAAAAGTCTTTAGTTCTGAACTTTTAAATAGTGTCCTTGTTCCCCATCCTAATCATAGTATTACTGAGTTAGTGGGAACATCTAGTGTAGCCGAGGCTTCGGCTATGCTTGCAGTCTCGAAAATCACATCTGCGAAAATAATATTATTAGTTCCTAAACAGATTTTTCGATTATCAGGGGAAATGGGAGCAGTCACAGTAGCTGTGGCTAAAAGTGATTAG
- a CDS encoding XisI protein, giving the protein MDRLNFYRQCLRELLTQYAKYGSEDQNMETQLIFDTENDHYLLLRTGWDKKRRIHSCIFHFDIKDGKIWLQENNTDIDVGEELEAMGISKQEIVIGFHYPALRQHSQYAVS; this is encoded by the coding sequence ATGGATAGACTAAATTTCTATCGCCAATGTTTGCGAGAACTTCTCACCCAATACGCAAAATATGGCTCAGAAGATCAAAATATGGAAACCCAATTGATCTTTGATACAGAAAATGATCATTACCTTTTATTGCGAACTGGTTGGGATAAAAAACGTCGAATTCATTCCTGTATATTTCATTTTGATATCAAAGATGGAAAAATCTGGCTTCAGGAAAATAATACAGATATTGATGTTGGTGAAGAACTAGAAGCAATGGGAATTTCTAAACAAGAAATTGTCATTGGTTTTCATTATCCTGCACTGAGACAACATTCTCAATATGCTGTTTCTTAA
- a CDS encoding AAA family ATPase — MRVKRLKMQSFRGISDLTIDFEEKEPTVFIGINGVGKSSILDCLAILLSRFSSAIQHSTASGRLFTEEDIKNDKNETHNEIITDFESQKFTWSLTKVKKGRMKDTSTNLSEINKITENIKHKLSSSLSEEYNLPVIIYYSTNRAVLDITLKIRKQHSFEQIDTYENALSGTGSEFRIFFEWFRKQEDLENELRLENNPDYRDKQLEAVRQAISSLISNFTKLRVRRSPLRMTLQKDGEELIVNQLSDGEKCLLAMVGDLARRLAIANPGLENPLHGFGVVLIDEIELHLHPKWQREIVPALTRTFPNCQFIVTTHSPQVIGEVKPQGIYILEKIENCIIAKRPESSYGRDSNQILEDLMDVPERKQEIKNRFLELFRLIDNGNIPEARKLKQSLEQDIGYNEPEFASADVLIRRREILGR; from the coding sequence ATGAGAGTTAAACGACTAAAAATGCAATCTTTTCGCGGAATTAGTGATTTGACAATAGATTTTGAGGAAAAAGAACCAACCGTTTTTATTGGTATTAATGGTGTAGGTAAATCAAGTATTCTTGATTGTTTAGCTATTCTATTATCGCGCTTTTCTAGTGCTATTCAACACTCAACAGCTTCAGGAAGGTTATTTACAGAAGAAGACATAAAAAATGATAAAAATGAAACTCATAATGAAATAATAACTGATTTTGAATCTCAAAAATTTACTTGGTCTTTGACTAAGGTTAAAAAAGGACGGATGAAAGATACAAGTACAAATTTATCTGAAATAAACAAGATTACTGAAAATATTAAACATAAATTATCCTCATCCTTATCTGAGGAATACAATCTTCCTGTTATTATTTATTACTCAACTAATCGTGCAGTTCTGGATATTACCTTAAAAATTCGCAAACAACATTCATTTGAACAAATAGATACTTATGAAAATGCACTCAGTGGTACAGGAAGTGAGTTTAGAATTTTCTTTGAATGGTTTAGAAAACAAGAAGATTTAGAAAATGAATTACGTCTAGAAAATAATCCTGATTATCGAGATAAACAATTAGAAGCAGTTAGACAAGCCATATCTTCATTAATTTCCAATTTTACTAAATTGCGTGTACGTCGTTCTCCTTTAAGAATGACATTACAAAAAGATGGTGAAGAATTAATAGTTAATCAATTATCTGATGGTGAAAAATGCTTGTTAGCAATGGTAGGAGATTTAGCGAGAAGATTAGCTATTGCTAACCCTGGTTTAGAAAATCCCCTTCATGGTTTTGGAGTAGTTTTAATTGATGAAATTGAACTGCATTTACATCCAAAATGGCAAAGAGAAATTGTCCCAGCTTTAACTAGAACATTTCCTAATTGTCAATTTATAGTTACTACTCATTCACCGCAAGTAATTGGAGAAGTTAAACCTCAAGGAATTTATATTTTAGAAAAAATAGAAAATTGTATAATTGCCAAACGCCCTGAAAGCTCCTATGGTAGGGACAGTAATCAAATTTTAGAGGATTTAATGGATGTTCCTGAACGTAAACAAGAAATTAAAAATCGTTTTCTAGAGTTGTTCAGATTAATTGATAATGGTAATATTCCTGAAGCTCGCAAATTAAAACAAAGTCTTGAACAAGATATTGGATATAATGAGCCAGAATTTGCAAGCGCAGATGTGCTGATTAGAAGAAGGGAGATTTTGGGTAGATGA
- a CDS encoding M16 family metallopeptidase produces MQTINSRSLIHRTVLSNGIVLLVSENQAADIIAGRVFIRAGSCYEQREKAGLAHLLSAVMTKGCDGLSSLEIAEKVESVGASLGTDAATDYFVLSLKTVTADFIDILTLAGQLLRSPTFPENQVELEKRLAIQDIRSQKEQPFGLAFEQLRQVMYPNHPYSMSVLGDETTMSSITRDDLVEYHQTHFRPDKIVISIAGRITAEQAEKLVTTIFGDWEIPDSAQPPLNLPSITASPKPCLKPLNTQQSIIMLGYLGPSVTNPEYAALKLLATYLGNGLSSRLFVELREKQGLAYDVSAIYSTRLFPASFVVYIGTAPENTKVAFNGLRQEVELLSTTELSAEALQTAKNKIIGQYALGKQTNGHIAQIYGWYEILGLGIEFDQQFSELINNVTTTEAITAARKYLQAPYLSLVGPEEAIHTATL; encoded by the coding sequence ATGCAAACTATTAATAGTCGCTCTCTAATTCATCGCACTGTATTAAGTAATGGCATTGTTTTATTAGTATCAGAAAATCAAGCTGCCGATATTATTGCAGGACGGGTTTTTATTCGCGCTGGTAGTTGTTATGAACAGCGAGAAAAAGCTGGTTTAGCGCATTTGTTATCAGCGGTAATGACAAAGGGATGTGATGGTTTATCAAGTTTAGAAATTGCCGAAAAAGTCGAATCTGTGGGGGCTAGTTTAGGGACAGATGCGGCTACAGATTATTTTGTGCTATCTTTGAAAACTGTAACTGCTGATTTTATTGATATTTTAACATTAGCCGGACAATTATTGCGATCGCCTACTTTTCCCGAAAATCAAGTAGAACTAGAAAAACGGTTAGCAATCCAAGATATTCGTTCCCAAAAAGAGCAACCTTTTGGACTTGCTTTTGAACAACTGCGTCAGGTAATGTACCCAAATCATCCCTACTCCATGTCAGTTTTAGGTGATGAAACAACCATGAGCAGCATTACCCGTGATGACTTAGTAGAATATCATCAAACTCATTTCCGTCCTGATAAGATTGTAATTAGTATTGCTGGACGCATTACAGCAGAACAAGCTGAGAAATTAGTCACAACAATTTTTGGTGATTGGGAAATACCAGATTCCGCTCAACCTCCTCTTAATTTACCGTCAATTACCGCATCACCCAAACCCTGTCTTAAACCCCTAAATACACAACAATCAATTATCATGTTGGGTTATTTAGGACCATCAGTAACCAACCCAGAATATGCAGCCCTCAAGTTACTTGCTACCTATTTAGGGAATGGTCTTTCTAGTCGTTTATTTGTAGAATTGCGAGAAAAGCAAGGTTTAGCTTATGACGTATCTGCTATTTATTCGACTCGACTTTTTCCCGCTTCCTTCGTGGTTTATATTGGGACAGCACCGGAAAACACCAAAGTTGCCTTTAATGGACTTCGCCAAGAAGTAGAATTATTATCTACCACCGAACTGTCAGCAGAAGCATTACAAACTGCTAAAAATAAAATCATTGGTCAATATGCTTTGGGTAAACAAACTAATGGACATATTGCTCAAATATATGGTTGGTATGAAATTTTGGGTTTAGGGATTGAATTTGACCAACAGTTTTCCGAATTAATTAATAATGTGACTACCACAGAAGCAATTACCGCCGCTCGTAAATATTTACAAGCACCTTATCTATCCTTAGTAGGACCAGAGGAAGCAATTCATACAGCTACTTTGTGA
- the larE gene encoding ATP-dependent sacrificial sulfur transferase LarE → MSWTEQLEQLKELFREMDQALIAYSGGVDSTLVAKIAYDVLGDRALAVTAVSPSLLPEELEDAKIQAATIGISHKVVQTQEMDNPNYTSNPVNRCYFCKSELHDTLKPLALELGYPYVVDGVNADDLHDYRPGIQAAKERGARSPLAEIGVTKAEVRQISQQLGLPWWDKPAQPCLSSRFPYGEEITIAKLQRVGRAEIYLRNLGWQNLRVRSEGDTARIELSPDKIKDFVSTTDLPTLVSAFQNWGFIYVTLDLEGYRSGKLNQVLPQIALTN, encoded by the coding sequence ATGAGTTGGACAGAACAACTAGAGCAGTTAAAAGAGTTATTTAGAGAAATGGATCAGGCTTTAATAGCCTATTCGGGGGGAGTTGACAGTACATTGGTGGCTAAGATTGCTTATGATGTGTTAGGCGATCGCGCTTTGGCTGTAACAGCCGTTTCCCCTTCTCTATTACCGGAAGAATTAGAAGACGCGAAAATTCAAGCCGCAACTATCGGAATATCTCACAAAGTTGTCCAAACACAAGAAATGGACAATCCCAATTACACATCTAACCCAGTCAACCGTTGTTATTTTTGCAAAAGTGAATTACACGATACCCTCAAACCTTTGGCTTTAGAGTTGGGTTATCCTTATGTAGTAGATGGTGTAAATGCAGACGATTTACATGATTATCGTCCGGGTATTCAAGCTGCAAAAGAAAGAGGTGCGCGATCGCCTTTAGCAGAAATTGGGGTGACTAAAGCCGAAGTTCGGCAAATTTCCCAACAATTAGGTTTACCTTGGTGGGATAAACCCGCTCAACCCTGTTTAAGTTCGCGCTTTCCCTACGGTGAAGAAATTACCATCGCCAAATTACAGCGAGTCGGTAGAGCCGAAATTTATTTACGAAATTTAGGTTGGCAAAATTTACGAGTCCGTTCTGAAGGTGATACAGCCAGAATTGAATTATCACCGGATAAAATTAAAGATTTTGTCTCAACTACAGATTTACCAACTTTAGTATCCGCATTTCAAAACTGGGGATTTATCTATGTCACCTTAGACTTAGAAGGCTATCGTAGTGGTAAATTAAATCAGGTTTTACCTCAAATTGCATTAACAAACTAG
- a CDS encoding peptidoglycan-binding domain-containing protein has translation MKNTLIASIPNMIANSWSCLILLTATPALITSTGFISTATPLKIVQVNTDIKINRPPLNMGSQGERVTELQAALKLLGFYGSAVDGKYQQSTVIAVAQFQQAAGLNPTGNVDNITWQKLFPSPSTITATTAKPASSFTTVPTQPARVTKPQITKRPTTKNPQNTSIQPTPPDQQMPGIQYTDEGWPILRLSMSGTEVIKLQKQLQNLGFLNGKIDGYFGISTETAVKAAQVRYGLKPDGVVGGGTWKVFLKRTSQ, from the coding sequence ATGAAAAATACTTTGATAGCTAGTATTCCCAACATGATTGCAAATTCTTGGTCTTGCTTAATCTTGTTAACCGCAACACCCGCCTTAATTACTTCTACTGGGTTCATTTCCACAGCCACACCACTCAAAATTGTCCAAGTTAACACAGACATTAAAATTAATCGTCCGCCCCTGAACATGGGTAGTCAAGGTGAGCGAGTTACCGAACTTCAAGCCGCTTTAAAGCTTTTAGGATTTTATGGGAGCGCTGTAGATGGTAAATATCAACAAAGTACAGTCATTGCCGTCGCCCAATTTCAACAAGCTGCCGGTTTAAACCCCACTGGTAATGTAGATAATATCACATGGCAAAAACTATTTCCCAGCCCATCAACTATTACCGCTACCACAGCTAAACCTGCCAGTAGTTTTACAACTGTTCCCACACAACCTGCAAGAGTTACAAAACCACAAATTACCAAACGCCCAACCACCAAAAATCCACAAAATACCAGCATTCAACCCACTCCTCCCGATCAACAAATGCCCGGCATCCAATATACTGACGAAGGATGGCCAATTTTGCGTTTATCCATGAGTGGTACAGAAGTGATTAAATTGCAAAAACAACTACAAAACTTGGGGTTCTTAAATGGTAAGATAGACGGATATTTCGGAATATCCACAGAAACGGCAGTCAAAGCTGCACAAGTTCGTTATGGCTTAAAACCTGACGGTGTAGTCGGTGGTGGTACATGGAAAGTTTTCTTAAAACGCACTTCCCAATAA
- a CDS encoding retron system putative HNH endonuclease gives MKYIRKNLEPSSFSEWKAQENDDWKPTWENFQKPEKSDVHKELLKEQGYICCYCGVRITIDVSHIEHFQPRQHYPNLKLEYSNFLGSCPGEGDEPDWKNPQKIPPAQKHCGPKKDNWYDADFTVSPLLENCAEYFRYTGFGEILHSNNSTMIDAAKETINKLGLNQPILQISRRKEIQKLLPLIDGCSQEEIELLIQGYQEFDSNEQLTPFCAAIIYILKTYFDNTDENMK, from the coding sequence ATGAAGTATATTAGAAAGAATTTAGAACCATCGAGTTTTTCTGAGTGGAAAGCTCAAGAAAATGATGATTGGAAACCTACTTGGGAAAACTTTCAGAAACCTGAAAAAAGTGATGTACATAAGGAATTACTAAAAGAACAAGGTTATATATGTTGCTACTGTGGAGTTCGTATTACAATAGATGTTAGCCATATTGAACATTTTCAACCACGTCAACACTACCCAAATCTAAAACTAGAATACTCTAATTTTTTAGGTTCTTGTCCGGGAGAAGGTGATGAACCAGACTGGAAAAATCCCCAAAAAATACCTCCAGCACAAAAACACTGTGGACCGAAGAAAGATAATTGGTATGATGCTGATTTTACAGTTTCTCCCTTATTAGAAAACTGTGCTGAATATTTTAGATATACAGGTTTTGGGGAAATTTTACACAGTAATAATTCTACAATGATAGATGCCGCAAAGGAAACAATTAATAAATTGGGACTTAATCAACCTATATTACAAATATCAAGACGTAAAGAAATTCAAAAGCTACTACCACTAATTGATGGATGTTCTCAGGAAGAAATTGAATTACTAATTCAGGGTTATCAAGAATTTGATTCCAATGAACAATTAACACCCTTTTGTGCTGCAATTATTTATATTCTTAAAACTTATTTTGATAACACAGATGAAAACATGAAATAA
- a CDS encoding ferric reductase-like transmembrane domain-containing protein — translation MNGILVFVTLVFINYIFSATVFFLIPYTDYANIIGVLSLIYYSLTIIPTIIKTLFPNFYKQQYIWKSLLKNRRYTGVTAFCFAWNHAALLIWQKSLNFLDFNTCLQYFQALSSIIIFTILAITSNHESVRKLKKNWKKIHNLTYLCLFILPWHILDKMFGRWSYLTPFAVILSISLSLLFVTRKIIEIKEQ, via the coding sequence ATGAATGGCATTTTGGTTTTTGTCACGTTAGTATTTATTAATTACATTTTCAGTGCCACAGTGTTTTTTTTAATACCATATACTGATTATGCAAATATTATCGGTGTTTTGTCTTTAATATATTATTCGCTGACTATTATTCCTACTATAATAAAAACACTTTTTCCGAATTTTTATAAGCAACAATATATTTGGAAAAGCTTGTTAAAAAACCGACGTTACACAGGTGTTACTGCTTTTTGTTTTGCTTGGAATCACGCTGCATTATTGATTTGGCAAAAATCTTTAAATTTCTTAGATTTCAATACTTGCCTCCAATACTTTCAAGCCTTATCATCAATTATCATTTTCACTATTTTAGCTATAACATCTAATCACGAAAGTGTTAGAAAACTTAAAAAAAATTGGAAAAAAATACACAATTTAACCTATCTATGTTTGTTTATACTTCCCTGGCATATTTTAGATAAAATGTTCGGACGCTGGAGTTATCTCACTCCCTTTGCGGTTATTTTATCTATTAGTTTATCTTTGCTTTTTGTGACTAGAAAAATAATTGAAATCAAGGAACAGTAA
- a CDS encoding phage holin family protein: MKHFILTWLGTAVALLITSKIVPGIILTSFTAALIAAVVIGLVNAIVRPILQILAFPITLITLGLFTLVINGLTLWFASAITPGYGFEIRGFIPAFLGSIVLSIVSGIINQIVNIVD; encoded by the coding sequence ATGAAGCACTTTATTTTAACTTGGCTTGGTACTGCGGTAGCATTGTTAATTACCTCTAAAATTGTCCCCGGAATTATTCTCACGAGTTTTACTGCTGCCTTAATTGCCGCTGTTGTCATTGGTTTAGTAAATGCCATTGTCCGGCCAATTTTGCAGATTTTAGCATTTCCCATTACCTTAATAACTTTAGGTTTATTTACCCTGGTGATTAATGGTTTAACTCTATGGTTTGCCAGTGCGATAACTCCCGGTTATGGTTTTGAAATTCGGGGTTTTATTCCTGCTTTTTTAGGTTCAATTGTTTTATCAATTGTCTCTGGTATTATTAACCAAATAGTTAATATCGTTGACTAA
- a CDS encoding M16 family metallopeptidase, translated as MFPGSVIKLDNGLTFIHQEISTTPVVVADVWVRAGTNLEPEPWFGMAHFLEHMIFKGTPNLLPGEFDYHIEKIGGVSNAATSHDYAHYSITTAANHLEHTLPHLGELLLNAAIPDDEFIRERDVVLEEIRSYNDDPDWVGFQSLVKNVYQHHPYGRSVLGTEQELMQHSPEAMRCFYRSYYQPENMTVVIVGGISETAARELVNRTFADFPQRDHCPQFTKVAAPVIKGIRRHELILPRLEQARLMMGWKVPGAEQLRAVHGLELLSALLGAGRISRLVSDLREEKQLVQEICCDFSLQQQSSLLTITAWLESEYLERVEELICNHLQALQDQEISSSELNRIQRFLCNDYAFSTETPNQLTNFYGYYHTIANAELAVTYPQEIQSFNPQELQKLAQQYLSPANYAVTILQPC; from the coding sequence GTGTTTCCCGGTTCAGTTATCAAATTAGATAATGGCTTGACATTCATTCACCAAGAGATATCCACTACACCCGTAGTGGTAGCTGACGTTTGGGTGCGTGCGGGAACTAACCTAGAACCAGAACCCTGGTTTGGAATGGCACATTTTCTAGAACACATGATTTTTAAGGGTACACCAAACCTGCTGCCTGGGGAATTTGATTATCACATCGAAAAAATCGGCGGGGTGAGTAATGCCGCAACTAGCCACGATTACGCCCATTATTCCATTACAACTGCGGCTAATCATCTAGAGCATACCCTCCCCCATTTAGGCGAATTACTCCTGAATGCAGCCATTCCTGACGATGAATTTATCAGGGAACGGGATGTGGTGTTAGAAGAAATTCGTAGTTATAATGATGATCCTGATTGGGTGGGTTTTCAATCTCTTGTTAAAAATGTTTACCAACACCATCCTTATGGACGTTCTGTATTGGGAACTGAGCAAGAATTAATGCAGCATTCTCCAGAAGCTATGCGCTGCTTTTATCGCAGTTACTACCAACCAGAAAATATGACTGTGGTAATTGTGGGGGGAATTAGCGAAACAGCCGCGAGGGAATTGGTAAACCGGACATTTGCAGATTTTCCTCAACGGGATCATTGTCCCCAATTTACCAAAGTTGCAGCGCCGGTAATTAAAGGAATTCGTCGTCATGAGTTAATTTTACCCAGACTGGAACAAGCGCGGTTAATGATGGGTTGGAAAGTTCCGGGAGCAGAACAATTGCGGGCTGTTCATGGTTTAGAATTATTATCAGCGCTGTTAGGAGCAGGAAGAATTTCTCGGTTAGTATCTGATTTGCGGGAAGAAAAGCAACTTGTGCAAGAAATATGCTGTGATTTCTCTCTACAGCAACAATCAAGTTTATTGACAATTACAGCTTGGTTAGAATCAGAATATCTGGAACGAGTTGAAGAGTTGATTTGTAATCATTTACAAGCATTACAAGATCAAGAAATTAGTTCATCAGAACTCAATCGGATTCAAAGGTTTTTATGCAATGATTATGCCTTTTCTACAGAAACACCAAATCAGCTAACTAATTTTTATGGTTATTATCATACCATTGCTAATGCTGAATTAGCTGTTACCTATCCCCAAGAAATCCAGTCTTTCAATCCTCAAGAACTGCAAAAATTAGCTCAACAGTATCTTTCCCCTGCTAATTATGCTGTGACAATTCTCCAACCTTGTTAG
- the trmFO gene encoding FADH(2)-oxidizing methylenetetrahydrofolate--tRNA-(uracil(54)-C(5))-methyltransferase TrmFO: MTQQAIQVIGGGLAGTEAAWQIAQAGVPVILHEMRPKRFSPAHHTENLAELVCSNSFGAMASDRAAGLLHEELRQLGSIVISKADEHAVPAGGALAVDRGQFGEDLTKTLANHPLIDFRRGEVTAIPEGIVVLASGPLTSPDLAADLQRFTGMEYLNFFDAASPIIAGDSINKDIAFMASRYDKGEAAYLNCPMNKEQYLQFREALCQAEQTELKDFEKETAKFFEACLPIEEMARRGEDTMRYGPLKPVGLSDPRNGERNYAVIQLRQEDKAGQLWNMVGFQTNLRWGEQKRVFQMIPGLEKAEFVRLGVMHRNTFLNAPQLVSASLQFKERPTLLAAGQLIGTEGYTAASAGGWLAGTNAARLALGKEPLILPVTTMMGALFEFIRSAAPKHFQPMAPNFGIVPDLGVKIKSKPEKYGRYRDRSLANLATWKMENLAV; encoded by the coding sequence ATGACACAACAAGCGATACAAGTAATTGGCGGCGGACTTGCAGGAACAGAAGCAGCATGGCAAATAGCCCAAGCCGGCGTGCCTGTGATTCTCCACGAGATGCGCCCTAAACGCTTCAGTCCTGCCCATCATACCGAAAATTTGGCAGAATTGGTCTGTAGTAACTCTTTCGGGGCAATGGCGAGCGATCGCGCCGCCGGTCTATTACACGAAGAACTCCGCCAACTCGGTTCTATTGTCATCTCCAAAGCAGATGAACACGCAGTCCCCGCCGGTGGCGCTTTAGCGGTAGATAGAGGACAATTTGGGGAAGATTTGACCAAAACCCTAGCCAATCACCCTTTAATTGATTTTCGACGGGGGGAAGTTACAGCCATTCCCGAAGGTATTGTCGTTTTAGCTTCAGGACCCTTAACCAGTCCCGATTTAGCCGCAGATTTACAACGATTTACGGGCATGGAATACCTCAACTTTTTTGATGCTGCAAGTCCCATTATTGCGGGAGATTCTATCAATAAAGATATTGCATTTATGGCTTCTCGCTATGACAAAGGTGAAGCAGCTTATCTGAATTGTCCGATGAATAAAGAGCAGTATTTACAATTTCGAGAAGCACTTTGTCAAGCGGAACAAACAGAATTAAAAGACTTTGAAAAAGAAACAGCGAAATTTTTTGAAGCTTGTTTACCAATTGAAGAAATGGCCAGAAGAGGTGAAGATACCATGCGTTATGGTCCACTAAAACCAGTGGGTTTATCAGATCCTCGCAATGGAGAACGTAATTATGCGGTAATTCAATTACGACAAGAAGATAAAGCCGGTCAACTTTGGAATATGGTAGGTTTTCAAACTAATTTACGGTGGGGTGAACAAAAACGCGTATTTCAAATGATTCCTGGTTTGGAAAAAGCCGAATTTGTGAGATTAGGAGTCATGCACCGCAATACTTTTTTAAATGCACCACAGTTAGTGTCTGCAAGTTTGCAATTTAAAGAACGTCCAACGTTATTGGCCGCGGGACAATTAATAGGAACAGAAGGTTATACTGCTGCATCTGCAGGAGGTTGGTTAGCGGGAACAAATGCAGCTAGATTAGCGTTAGGGAAAGAACCGCTGATTTTGCCCGTGACAACCATGATGGGGGCTTTATTTGAGTTTATCAGATCCGCTGCTCCTAAGCATTTTCAACCAATGGCTCCTAATTTTGGGATTGTTCCAGATTTGGGTGTGAAAATTAAGAGTAAACCCGAAAAATATGGACGTTATCGCGATCGCTCTTTAGCAAATTTAGCAACTTGGAAAATGGAAAATCTAGCCGTTTAA
- a CDS encoding GIY-YIG nuclease family protein — translation MTNVKLWNNSYGITLIVFMSAKESDLKIQAQVILDAIAFTSFEQCQPLNRRFDNISRSPGIYAIRHKTERLLYIGKAQNLRSRFSGGHKAFL, via the coding sequence GTGACTAACGTTAAACTGTGGAATAATTCTTATGGAATTACCCTGATTGTTTTTATGTCCGCAAAAGAATCTGATCTAAAAATTCAGGCTCAAGTAATATTAGATGCAATAGCTTTTACTTCCTTTGAGCAATGTCAACCCTTAAACCGCAGGTTTGATAACATATCTCGAAGTCCTGGTATCTACGCTATTAGACACAAAACGGAAAGATTACTTTACATTGGTAAAGCACAAAATCTACGTAGTCGTTTCAGTGGAGGTCACAAAGCTTTTTTATAG